One part of the Leclercia sp. LSNIH1 genome encodes these proteins:
- the mlrA gene encoding HTH-type transcriptional regulator MlrA, with the protein MALYTIGEVALLCDINPVTLRAWQRRYGLLKPQRTDGGHRLFTDADIDRIREIKGWIDNGVQVGKVKTLLSPEGQKEQDIWREQQEVLLRYLQCGHLHRLRIWIKERGSEYPAQTLITQLFIPLRRRLQSQQPTLQALLSALDGVLINYICIYLATARKKNSKDALVVGWNVHDTTRLWFEAWIAAQQGWRVDVLAHSLAQLRPELFDGQTLLVWCGESPTAAQEQQLTQWQAHGYPVFPLKGN; encoded by the coding sequence ATGGCGCTCTACACGATAGGAGAAGTGGCACTCCTGTGTGATATCAATCCTGTGACGTTACGGGCATGGCAGCGACGTTACGGATTACTGAAACCGCAGCGAACCGACGGTGGCCACCGGCTGTTTACGGATGCGGATATCGACCGGATCCGTGAGATCAAAGGCTGGATCGATAATGGCGTCCAGGTCGGGAAGGTTAAAACGCTATTGAGCCCGGAAGGTCAGAAGGAGCAGGACATCTGGCGCGAACAACAGGAGGTGCTGCTGCGTTATCTGCAATGCGGCCATCTGCACCGTCTGCGTATATGGATCAAGGAACGAGGCAGTGAATACCCTGCGCAAACCCTTATTACCCAACTGTTCATCCCGTTACGAAGGCGTCTGCAATCGCAGCAGCCCACGCTCCAGGCACTGCTGAGCGCGCTGGACGGCGTACTTATCAACTATATCTGTATTTATCTTGCTACGGCGCGAAAGAAGAACAGCAAAGATGCGCTGGTAGTCGGCTGGAACGTGCACGACACGACTCGCCTGTGGTTTGAAGCGTGGATTGCCGCCCAGCAGGGCTGGCGCGTCGACGTGCTGGCGCATTCGCTGGCTCAGCTGCGCCCGGAGCTGTTCGACGGACAGACGCTGCTGGTCTGGTGCGGAGAATCACCGACGGCGGCGCAGGAGCAGCAGCTCACCCAGTGGCAGGCGCACGGCTATCCCGTCTTCCCGCTGAAAGGCAATTAA
- a CDS encoding protein YohO — MKATKVAVITLFFLMAVSGIGGVMLAGYSFIVRGGVG; from the coding sequence ATGAAGGCAACCAAAGTCGCGGTTATCACCCTCTTCTTTCTCATGGCCGTCAGCGGTATTGGGGGCGTGATGCTGGCAGGTTATTCGTTTATTGTCCGTGGCGGTGTTGGCTGA